In a single window of the Bufo bufo chromosome 5, aBufBuf1.1, whole genome shotgun sequence genome:
- the HNRNPA2B1 gene encoding heterogeneous nuclear ribonucleoproteins A2/B1 isoform X2, whose product MEREKEQFRKLFIGGLSFETTEDSLRKYYEQWGKLTDCVVMRDPSSKRSRGFGFVTFSSMDEVDAAMSARPHSIDGRVVEPKRAVAREESAKPGAHVTVKKLFVGGIKEDTEEHHLREYFEEYGKIETIEIITDKQSGKKRGFGFVTFDDHDPVDKIVLQKYHTINGHNAEVRKALSRQEMNEVQNTRSSRGGNFGFGDSRGGGNFGPGPGSNFRGGSDSYGGGRGYGDGYNGYGGGQGGGNFGGGPGYGGGRGGYGGGGGPGYGNQGGGYGGGNYGGGNYNEFGNYNQQSSNYGPMKSGGNFGGSRSMGGPYGGGNYGPGSGSGGGSGGGYGGRNRY is encoded by the exons ATGGAG agGGAAAAGGAACAATTCCGCAAACTGTTCATCGGCGGGCTCAGCTTTGAAACGACAGAAGACAGTCTCCGGAAATACTATGAACAATGGGGGAAGCTGACGGACTGTGTG GTTATGAGGGACCCTTCAAGCAAAAGATCCAGGGGCTTTGGATTTGTGACTTTCTCGTCTATGGATGAGGTTGACGCTGCGATGTCCGCCCGGCCACATTCTATTGATGGAAGAGTTGTAGAGCCGAAGCGTGCTGTTGCACGAGAG GAATCTGCTAAGCCTGGTGCCCATGTTACAGTGAAGAAACTTTTTGTTGGTGGTATCAAGGAAGACACTGAGGAACATCACCTTAGGGAGTACTTTGAAGAATATGGAAAAATTGAAACCATTGAAATTATTACAGACAAACAGTCTGGTAAAAAGAGAGGCTTTGGCTTTGTGACATTCGATGACCACGATCCTGTCGACAAAATTGTCT TGCAAAAGTATCACACCATAAACGGACACAACGCAGAAGTAAGGAAGGCTTTGTCAAGACAAGAAATGAATGAAGTGCAGAACACAAGGAGTAGCAGGGGAG GTAACTTTGGATTTGGTGATTCACGAGGTGGTGGAAACTTTGGTCCAGGACCTGGCAGCAACTTCAGAGGAGGTTCTG ATAGCTATGGTGGTGGTCGTGGATATGGTGACGGATACAACGGGTATGGTGGTGGTCAAGGAG GTGGAAACTTTGGTGGAGGACCAGGATATGGTGGTGGACGAggtggatatggtggtggtggtggtccaGGCTATGGAAATCAAGGTGGCGGATATGGTGGAG GCAACTATGGTGGTGGAAACTATAATGAATTTGGCAACTACAACCAACAGTCTTCAAATTATGGCCCAATGAAGAGTGGTGGTAATTTTGGTGGCAGCAGGAGCATGGGAGGACCATATGGTGGTG GAAACTATGGTccaggaagcggcagtggaggcggtagtgggggTGGATATGGAGGAAGAAACCGATACTAA
- the HNRNPA2B1 gene encoding heterogeneous nuclear ribonucleoproteins A2/B1 isoform X1 yields MEREKEQFRKLFIGGLSFETTEDSLRKYYEQWGKLTDCVVMRDPSSKRSRGFGFVTFSSMDEVDAAMSARPHSIDGRVVEPKRAVAREESAKPGAHVTVKKLFVGGIKEDTEEHHLREYFEEYGKIETIEIITDKQSGKKRGFGFVTFDDHDPVDKIVLQKYHTINGHNAEVRKALSRQEMNEVQNTRSSRGGNFGFGDSRGGGNFGPGPGSNFRGGSDSYGGGRGYGDGYNGYGGGQGGGNFGGGPGYGGGRGGYGGGGGPGYGNQGGGYGGGYDNYGGGNYGGGNYNEFGNYNQQSSNYGPMKSGGNFGGSRSMGGPYGGGNYGPGSGSGGGSGGGYGGRNRY; encoded by the exons ATGGAG agGGAAAAGGAACAATTCCGCAAACTGTTCATCGGCGGGCTCAGCTTTGAAACGACAGAAGACAGTCTCCGGAAATACTATGAACAATGGGGGAAGCTGACGGACTGTGTG GTTATGAGGGACCCTTCAAGCAAAAGATCCAGGGGCTTTGGATTTGTGACTTTCTCGTCTATGGATGAGGTTGACGCTGCGATGTCCGCCCGGCCACATTCTATTGATGGAAGAGTTGTAGAGCCGAAGCGTGCTGTTGCACGAGAG GAATCTGCTAAGCCTGGTGCCCATGTTACAGTGAAGAAACTTTTTGTTGGTGGTATCAAGGAAGACACTGAGGAACATCACCTTAGGGAGTACTTTGAAGAATATGGAAAAATTGAAACCATTGAAATTATTACAGACAAACAGTCTGGTAAAAAGAGAGGCTTTGGCTTTGTGACATTCGATGACCACGATCCTGTCGACAAAATTGTCT TGCAAAAGTATCACACCATAAACGGACACAACGCAGAAGTAAGGAAGGCTTTGTCAAGACAAGAAATGAATGAAGTGCAGAACACAAGGAGTAGCAGGGGAG GTAACTTTGGATTTGGTGATTCACGAGGTGGTGGAAACTTTGGTCCAGGACCTGGCAGCAACTTCAGAGGAGGTTCTG ATAGCTATGGTGGTGGTCGTGGATATGGTGACGGATACAACGGGTATGGTGGTGGTCAAGGAG GTGGAAACTTTGGTGGAGGACCAGGATATGGTGGTGGACGAggtggatatggtggtggtggtggtccaGGCTATGGAAATCAAGGTGGCGGATATGGTGGAGGTTATGACAACTATGGTGGAG GCAACTATGGTGGTGGAAACTATAATGAATTTGGCAACTACAACCAACAGTCTTCAAATTATGGCCCAATGAAGAGTGGTGGTAATTTTGGTGGCAGCAGGAGCATGGGAGGACCATATGGTGGTG GAAACTATGGTccaggaagcggcagtggaggcggtagtgggggTGGATATGGAGGAAGAAACCGATACTAA